A window from Triticum aestivum cultivar Chinese Spring chromosome 6D, IWGSC CS RefSeq v2.1, whole genome shotgun sequence encodes these proteins:
- the LOC123145429 gene encoding ADP-glucose phosphorylase, producing MAEASRTSEARRDAVFARWVIFSPARSRRPTDLKSHGPANPSPGPDDGAPKPSCPFCLGRESECAPEIFRVPPPDASPPWRIRVIENLFPALRREAAPPAPEDEEPVGAGECAVRGFGFHDVVIETPHHEVRLWDLDAEGVRDVLLAYARRVQQLAEHPAVKYVQVFKNQGASAGASMAHSHSQMLGTPFVPPSVTSRLNCMKEVFERSGKCSLCVVPSKDILVSETHNFSAFVPFAASYPFEIWIVPRQHSSYFHETDQDKVLDLAGLLKSMLHKLCKQLNDPPFNYMIHSAPFGLSSSCLPYTHWFLQIVPQLSVIGGFEMGSGCHINPVFPEDAAKILREIDGSV from the exons ATGGCGGAAGCTTCTAGAACCTCCGAGGCGCGCCGCGACGCCGTGTTCGCGCGGTGGGTGATTTTCTCGCCGGCGCGCTCCCGTCGCCCCACCGACCTCAAGTCCCACGGCCCGGCAAACCCTAGCCCCGGCCCCGACGATGGCGCCCCCAAGCCGTCCTGCCCCTTCTGCCTCGGCCGCGAGTCCGAGTGCGCGCCGGAGATATTCCGCGTGCCGCCTCCCGACGCGTCGCCGCCGTGGCGGATCCGCGTGATCGAGAACCTCTTCCCAGCGCTGCGGCGCGAGGCGGCGCCGCCCGCACCGGAGGACGAGGAGCCCGTCGGCGCGGGGGAATGCGCCGTGAGGGGGTTCGGGTTCCATGACGTGGTCATCGAGACGCCGCACCATGAAGTCCGGCTCTGGGATCTGGACGCGGAGGGGGTCCGCGACGTCCTGCTTGCGTACGCGCGTCGGGTGCAGCAGCTGGCCGagcacccagcggtgaagtatGTTCAG GTGTTCAAGAACCAGGGGGCATCTGCCGGAGCTTCAATGGCACACTCACACAGCCAGATGTTGGGAACTCCTTTTGTCCCTCCATCTGTTACCTCCCGGCTTAACTGCATGAAGGAGGTCTTCGAGAGGTCAGGAAAGTGCAGCCTCTGTGTGGTTCCGTCCAAGGATATCTTGGTCAGTGAGACGCACAATTTTTCTGCATTTGTCCCTTTTGCAGCTTCTTATCCATTTGAGATATGGATCGTTCCGCGGCAACATAGCTCCTACTTCCATGAAACAGATCAGGATAAG GTATTGGATCTTGCGGGTCTGTTGAAAAGCATGCTTCATAAGTTGTGTAAGCAACTCAATGATCCCCCATTCAACTATATGATCCACAGCGCACCGTTTGGACTCTCCTCATCTTGTCTACCTTACACGCACTGGTTCCTCCAAATAGTGCCACAGTTGAGTGTAATCGGTGGATTCGAGATGGGAAGCGGGTGCCACATAAACCCAGTTTTCCCTGAAGACGCTGCAAAAATTCTGAGGGAAATCGACGGCTCAGTATAG
- the LOC123145428 gene encoding bisdemethoxycurcumin synthase, protein MGSVPAATPSVREIWRAQRADGPAAVLAIGTANPAHCVPQDEFPDFYFRATNSDHLTALKGKFKRVFQKLGVEKRYLHHTEELLRAHPEFLDDEAASLDARLDIVATAVPELAAEASKKAISEWGRPAADITHLVVTTNSGAHIPGVDFRLIPLLGLRPSVRRTMLYLNGCFAGSAALRLAKDLAENNRGARVLVVCAELTLMLFNGPKEGSFERLIHQGLFGDGAGAVVVGADPLSPVEHALFEMVSAAQTVIPDSGDAITMHITKGGFGGNISTRDVPVFIGDNVERCLHDSLEPLGIGAKWNDLFWAVHPGSSAILDRIDTVLQLEPEKLAASRRVLSDYGNMFGVTIIFVLDELRRRLREQEGAGGAPEWGVVMTFGPGLTVETMVLHATGHMHASP, encoded by the exons ATGGGAAGTGTTCCAGCAGCCACCCCCAGCGTGCGCGAGATCTGGCGCGCGCAGCGCGCCGACGGGCCGGCGGCCGTGCTCGCCATCGGCACGGCGAACCCGGCGCACTGCGTGCCCCAGGACGAGTTCCCGGACTTCTACTTCCGCGCCACCAACAGCGACCACCTCACTGCCCTCAAGGGCAAGTTCAAGAGAGTCT TTCAGAAGCTAGGCGTTGAGAAGCGCTACCTCCACCACACGGAGGAGCTGCTGCGCGCCCACCCCGAGTTCCTCGACGACGAGGCGGCGTCCCTGGACGCCCGGCTGGACATCGTCGCCACCGCCGTCCCGGAGCTGGCCGCGGAGGCCTCTAAGAAGGCCATCTCCGAGTGGGGCCGGCCGGCCGCCGACATCACCCACCTCGTGGTCACCACAAACTCCGGCGCCCACATCCCGGGCGTCGACttccgcctcatcccgcttctcgGCCTCCGCCCCTCCGTGCGTCGCACCATGCTCTACCTCAACGGCTGCTTCGCCGGCTCCGCCGCGCTGCGCCTCGCCAAGGACCTCGCCGAGAACAACCGCGGCGCGCGCGTCCTCGTGGTCTGCGCCGAGCTCACCCTCATGCTGTTCAACGGGCCCAAGGAGGGCTCCTTCGAGAGGCTCATCCACCAGGGGCTCTTCGGCGACGGCGCGGGCGCCGTCGTCGTCGGCGCCGACCCGCTGAGCCCCGTCGAGCACGCCCTGTTCGAGATGGTGTCCGCCGCGCAGACGGTGATACCGGACTCCGGCGACGCCATCACCATGCACATCACCAAGGGCGGGTTCGGCGGCAACATCTCCACGAGGGACGTCCCGGTGTTCATTGGGGACAACGTCGAGCGGTGCCTCCACGACTCGCTGGAGCCGCTCGGCATCGGCGCGAAATGGAACGACCTCTTCTGGGCGGTGCACCCCGGGTCGTCTGCCATTCTGGACCGCATCGACACGGTGCTCCAGCTCGAGCCGGAGAAGCTGGCGGCGAGCCGCCGGGTGCTGAGCGACTACGGCAACATGTTCGGCGTGACAATTATATTTGTTCTCGACGAGCTGCGCCGGAGGCTTAGGGAGCAGGAAGGGGCCGGCGGCGCGCCGGAGTGGGGTGTGGTGATGACCTTCGGGCCGGGGCTCACCGTGGAGACGATGGTGTTGCACGCCACTGGGCACATGCATGCGTCCCCATGA